In a single window of the Pedococcus dokdonensis genome:
- a CDS encoding ABC transporter ATP-binding protein — protein sequence MAAANETTTTETTTTEATDSTAPGAGTPLLRVRDLSVRFEPKTSPALTAVDQVSFDLAEGEFVGLIGESGSGKSTLAMALLSLLEKPGRVSGGTIEFDGEDLASLSPEELRSRRWRDIATVFQSSMNSLNPVMRVAAQFRDVIEEHSDLRGDAVTERVRDLFEMVMIDPKFMSAYPHELSGGMKQRVNLALALANRPRFVLLDEPTTGLDVVVQRSILEAVRRLQKEQGFAVLFISHDIGTVMELSDRIFVMYAGRLVEQQPAATLVADPLHPYSKGLLGSYSNPRADTVRVTYIPGRPPDLTRRVEGCRFAARCPEAIERCATDDPALLPLAAGRVACHVAHLQRGPAQDRPVDLPEPTLHFDGPEFVKTAEDSARARRGDVFLQVDGVTKVFERRKGFTRQRMTAVDDVSFQLRKGEVTALVGQSGSGKTTLARMITGVDKPTSGTIHFSGSDGEIAVERLRSRQLRGYRKHVQMVFQDPYSSLNPALTLRYTLSRPLRNHRGLGAKEAEAVAGELLETVALTPSDRFLDRYPYELSGGQRQRVVIARALAANPELIVADEPISSLDVSIRAEILELLQELVTGHDIGVLYITHDLLSARLLADEILVLSEGRVVEQGPALEVIRNPGDAYTQRLLDAIPNPFEQAATAG from the coding sequence ATGGCTGCCGCCAACGAGACCACGACCACCGAGACCACGACCACCGAGGCCACCGACTCGACCGCACCCGGCGCCGGCACCCCGCTCCTGCGGGTCCGTGACCTCAGCGTCCGGTTCGAGCCCAAGACGTCACCCGCGCTCACCGCCGTCGACCAGGTCAGCTTCGACCTGGCCGAGGGCGAGTTCGTCGGGCTGATCGGCGAGTCCGGCAGCGGCAAGTCGACCCTCGCGATGGCGCTCCTGAGCCTGCTCGAGAAGCCGGGCAGGGTCAGCGGCGGGACGATCGAGTTCGACGGCGAAGACCTGGCGTCGCTGTCGCCGGAGGAGCTGAGGTCGCGCCGCTGGCGGGACATCGCCACGGTCTTCCAGAGCAGCATGAACTCGCTCAACCCGGTGATGCGCGTCGCGGCACAGTTCCGCGACGTCATCGAGGAGCACAGCGACCTGCGGGGTGACGCAGTGACGGAGCGGGTCCGCGACCTCTTCGAGATGGTCATGATCGACCCGAAGTTCATGAGCGCCTATCCGCACGAGCTCTCGGGCGGCATGAAGCAGCGCGTCAACCTCGCGCTCGCCCTCGCCAACCGGCCGCGCTTCGTCCTGCTCGACGAGCCCACCACCGGACTCGACGTGGTGGTGCAGCGCTCGATCCTCGAGGCGGTGCGCCGGCTCCAGAAGGAGCAGGGCTTCGCGGTGCTCTTCATCAGCCACGACATCGGCACCGTCATGGAGCTGTCCGACCGGATCTTCGTCATGTATGCCGGGCGCCTGGTCGAGCAGCAGCCCGCCGCCACCCTCGTGGCCGACCCGCTGCACCCCTACTCCAAGGGCCTGCTGGGCTCCTACAGCAACCCGCGGGCCGACACGGTCCGGGTGACCTACATCCCGGGTCGGCCGCCGGACCTGACCCGCCGGGTCGAGGGCTGCCGGTTCGCCGCCCGCTGCCCCGAGGCGATCGAACGCTGCGCCACGGACGACCCGGCCCTGCTGCCGCTCGCCGCCGGACGGGTCGCGTGCCACGTGGCGCACCTGCAGCGCGGCCCCGCGCAGGACCGTCCGGTCGACCTCCCCGAGCCGACCCTGCACTTCGACGGACCGGAGTTCGTCAAGACCGCGGAGGACAGCGCGCGCGCCCGGCGCGGCGACGTCTTCCTCCAGGTCGACGGCGTGACCAAGGTCTTCGAGCGGCGCAAGGGCTTCACCCGGCAGCGGATGACCGCGGTCGACGACGTGTCGTTCCAGCTGCGCAAGGGCGAGGTCACCGCCCTGGTGGGTCAGAGCGGGAGCGGCAAGACGACGCTGGCCCGCATGATCACCGGTGTCGACAAGCCGACGAGCGGCACCATCCACTTCAGCGGGTCGGACGGCGAGATCGCCGTGGAACGGCTGCGCTCGCGCCAGCTGCGCGGCTACCGCAAGCACGTGCAGATGGTGTTCCAGGACCCCTACAGCTCGCTGAACCCGGCCCTGACGTTGCGCTACACGCTGTCGCGCCCACTGCGGAACCACCGCGGCCTCGGCGCCAAGGAGGCCGAGGCGGTGGCCGGTGAGCTGCTGGAGACGGTGGCGCTGACCCCGAGCGACCGGTTCCTCGACCGCTACCCGTACGAGCTGTCGGGCGGCCAGCGCCAGCGCGTCGTCATCGCGCGGGCGCTCGCCGCCAACCCGGAGCTGATCGTCGCCGACGAGCCGATCTCGAGCCTCGACGTGTCGATCCGAGCCGAGATCCTCGAGCTGCTCCAGGAGCTCGTGACGGGCCACGACATCGGCGTCCTCTACATCACCCACGACCTGCTCAGCGCCCGGCTGCTGGCCGACGAGATCCTGGTGCTCTCCGAGGGCCGGGTCGTCGAGCAGGGGCCGGCGCTCGAGGTGATCCGCAACCCCGGTGACGCCTACACGCAGCGGCTGCTGGACGCCATACCCAACCCGTTCGAGCAGGCGGCCACCGCCGGCTGA
- a CDS encoding LacI family DNA-binding transcriptional regulator: MDPDRPVTIYTVAERAGVSIATVSRVLQGSARSSPVTRQKVLRAVEDLDYVPLRAARTLDVKRHEAHGLVLPGLTGPYFAELLAGYESTAAQYGQSVVVVVSAGVTDLDTTLRTLLARVDGLVLTHGTAGDAIIRTLARSTPAVVLAHAPIEGCDTVTVENSESAAELTAHLLGHGRRRLVFAGDPETSYDIRERYAGFAAALADAGLSEALPPLRVWFEESSAPEIVEALVAAGDAVDGVVCANDELALATMTLLARRGVRIPDDLAIVGFDDIMASRYVDPGLTTVKQPTHELGRWAAIRLHERIQGRTRDVQPQILPTRVVVRGSCGCPWSGPEFGAQRS, translated from the coding sequence ATGGATCCCGACCGCCCGGTGACGATCTACACCGTCGCCGAGCGGGCCGGGGTCAGCATCGCCACCGTGTCGCGGGTGCTGCAGGGGTCGGCGCGGTCGTCGCCGGTCACCCGCCAGAAGGTGCTGCGGGCGGTGGAGGACCTCGACTACGTGCCGCTGCGCGCCGCGCGCACGCTCGACGTCAAGCGGCACGAGGCGCACGGCCTGGTGCTGCCCGGGCTGACCGGCCCCTACTTCGCCGAGCTGCTCGCGGGCTACGAGTCGACGGCGGCACAGTACGGCCAGTCCGTCGTGGTGGTGGTGAGCGCCGGGGTGACCGACCTCGACACGACGCTGCGCACGCTGCTGGCGCGGGTCGACGGGCTCGTCCTCACGCACGGGACAGCGGGCGACGCGATCATCCGCACGCTGGCGCGCAGCACCCCGGCCGTGGTCCTCGCCCACGCGCCGATCGAGGGTTGTGACACGGTCACCGTCGAGAACTCCGAGAGCGCCGCGGAGCTCACCGCGCACCTGCTGGGGCACGGCCGGCGCCGGCTCGTCTTCGCGGGTGACCCCGAGACGTCGTACGACATCCGGGAGCGGTATGCCGGGTTCGCAGCCGCCCTGGCCGACGCGGGCCTGTCCGAGGCGCTGCCGCCGCTGCGCGTGTGGTTCGAGGAGTCGTCGGCCCCCGAGATCGTCGAGGCCCTGGTGGCGGCAGGCGATGCCGTCGACGGCGTCGTGTGCGCGAACGACGAGCTGGCGCTGGCGACGATGACCCTGCTCGCCCGGCGGGGGGTGCGGATCCCCGACGACCTGGCCATCGTGGGGTTCGACGACATCATGGCCTCGCGCTACGTCGATCCCGGCCTCACGACGGTGAAGCAGCCGACCCACGAGCTGGGGCGCTGGGCGGCGATCCGGCTGCACGAGCGGATCCAGGGCCGCACCCGCGACGTGCAGCCGCAGATCCTGCCCACCCGGGTGGTGGTGCGGGGGTCGTGCGGGTGCCCGTGGAGCGGCCCGGAGTTCGGTGCCCAGCGGTCCTGA
- a CDS encoding malonic semialdehyde reductase, which translates to MTQTHDSLTDFEAQFADHLELSPEAQDLLFRAARTANAFTDEPVSEEQVRAIYDLVKWAPTSMNNQPLRIVLVRSPEARGRLVEQMSGNNKAKTSTAPLVAVLAADTDFHDELGKVFPHFEGARDLFAGNDEMREGSALLNATLQVAYFILGVRAAGLAAGPMTGFDAAGVDREFFPDGAHRTIAVVNIGRPAEGAWMDRLPRLDYDEVVTAV; encoded by the coding sequence ATGACCCAGACCCACGACTCCCTGACCGACTTCGAGGCCCAGTTCGCTGACCACCTCGAGCTCTCCCCCGAGGCTCAGGACCTGCTCTTCCGTGCGGCCCGCACCGCCAACGCCTTCACCGACGAACCGGTGTCCGAGGAGCAGGTGCGCGCCATCTACGACCTGGTCAAGTGGGCGCCGACCTCGATGAACAACCAGCCGCTGCGGATCGTCCTGGTGCGCAGCCCCGAGGCCCGCGGCCGGCTGGTCGAGCAGATGAGCGGCAACAACAAGGCCAAGACCTCGACCGCCCCGCTGGTCGCCGTCCTCGCCGCCGACACCGACTTCCACGACGAGCTCGGCAAGGTGTTCCCGCACTTCGAGGGCGCCCGCGACCTGTTCGCGGGCAACGACGAGATGCGTGAGGGCTCGGCCCTGCTCAACGCCACCCTGCAGGTCGCCTACTTCATCCTCGGGGTCCGCGCCGCCGGGCTGGCCGCCGGCCCGATGACCGGGTTCGACGCCGCCGGGGTCGACCGCGAGTTCTTCCCCGACGGTGCGCACCGCACCATCGCCGTGGTCAACATCGGCCGCCCCGCCGAGGGCGCCTGGATGGACCGGCTCCCCCGCCTGGACTACGACGAGGTCGTCACCGCCGTCTGA
- the eda gene encoding bifunctional 4-hydroxy-2-oxoglutarate aldolase/2-dehydro-3-deoxy-phosphogluconate aldolase: MTGTSSVATDSTPAELPVLRDGADVLDLAPVIPVVVVDSVEQAVPLARALVRGGIPVIEITLRSAAGLGAIEAVAAQVDGMVVGAGTVVTPAQVQQVKDAGAQFVVTPGSPPRLLDAALASGLPLLAGAGTLTEMLTLAEAGLEAMKFFPAEASGGRPYLSAVAGPCPQLRFCPTGGITPETAAAWLALPNVGCVGGSWLTPKDAVAQGDWARIEALAAAAAALR; the protein is encoded by the coding sequence GTGACGGGGACGAGCTCCGTGGCCACCGACTCGACCCCGGCCGAGCTGCCCGTGCTTCGCGACGGCGCGGACGTGCTCGACCTCGCCCCGGTGATCCCGGTCGTCGTCGTCGACTCGGTCGAGCAGGCCGTGCCGCTGGCCCGCGCCCTGGTGCGCGGCGGCATACCGGTCATCGAGATCACGCTGCGCAGTGCGGCCGGGCTCGGCGCGATCGAGGCGGTGGCCGCGCAGGTCGACGGCATGGTCGTCGGTGCCGGCACCGTCGTCACCCCAGCCCAGGTGCAGCAGGTCAAGGACGCCGGCGCGCAGTTCGTCGTCACGCCGGGCTCGCCGCCGCGACTGCTCGACGCGGCCCTGGCGAGCGGCCTGCCGCTGCTCGCCGGGGCCGGCACCCTGACCGAGATGCTGACGCTGGCCGAGGCCGGGCTGGAGGCGATGAAGTTCTTCCCCGCCGAGGCCAGTGGCGGGCGTCCTTACCTGTCTGCGGTCGCGGGACCGTGTCCGCAGCTGCGGTTCTGCCCCACCGGTGGGATCACGCCCGAGACGGCGGCGGCCTGGCTGGCGCTCCCGAACGTGGGGTGTGTCGGCGGCTCGTGGCTGACGCCGAAGGACGCGGTGGCGCAGGGAGACTGGGCCCGGATCGAGGCGCTGGCCGCTGCGGCGGCTGCCCTGCGCTGA
- the edd gene encoding phosphogluconate dehydratase has product MAPTDTTAVPTPPTLHPVVADVTARVTDRSRASRAAYLQRISRAASELSLRPARTDLGCSNLAHAVAACGGSDRATMAADTGVSLGIITSYNDMLSAHAPFEHYPQQIKATAREVGAVARVAGGVPAMCDGITQGRAGMELSLFSRDVIAMSAAIALSHDVFDGVLMLGVCDKIVPGLVAGALAFGHLPTALVPAGPMASGRSNAEKAETRKAYAAGEVGRDELLESEVASYHSPGTCTFYGTANSNQMLMDVMGLHLPGAAFVHPDDPLRDALTAATTARVAEVAASDAPYGIGRVVDEKAVVNGVVALLATGGSTNHTMHLISMAAAAGIDLTWEDFDDLSTAVPSVARIYPNGSADVNHFHAAGGTAFLVRTLLDHGLLHEDVLTLAGPGLRRYTQRPVLVDGRLEFVDAATESGDSDVLRPADDPFTVDGGLRVLGGTLGHAVIKVSAVAAEHRVVEAPARVFTDQVGFLQAFSRRELDRDVVVVIREQGPSANGMPELHALTPSLGVLQKRGYAVALVTDGRMSGASGAIPAAIHVTPESVHAGPISKLQDGDVVRVDSLTGRLDVLVDEEEFAARLPSPRVSEEGIGTGRELFAAMRGVVGRADEGAHVFGNLGRLWENATAAPILTPEETR; this is encoded by the coding sequence ATGGCGCCCACCGACACCACTGCCGTCCCGACCCCGCCGACCCTGCACCCGGTCGTGGCCGACGTCACCGCGAGGGTGACCGACCGCAGCCGGGCCAGCCGCGCGGCATACCTGCAGCGCATCTCGCGGGCGGCCTCCGAGCTCAGCCTGCGCCCGGCCCGCACCGACCTCGGTTGCTCCAACCTCGCCCACGCCGTCGCCGCGTGCGGCGGCAGCGACCGGGCGACGATGGCCGCCGACACCGGGGTGAGCCTCGGCATCATCACGTCCTACAACGACATGCTCAGCGCGCACGCACCCTTCGAGCACTACCCGCAGCAGATCAAGGCGACCGCCCGCGAGGTCGGCGCCGTGGCGCGGGTGGCCGGCGGCGTGCCGGCGATGTGCGACGGCATCACGCAGGGCCGGGCCGGCATGGAGCTCAGCCTGTTCAGCCGCGACGTCATCGCGATGTCGGCCGCGATCGCGCTCAGCCACGACGTCTTCGACGGCGTCCTCATGCTCGGCGTCTGCGACAAGATCGTGCCCGGCCTGGTGGCCGGGGCGCTCGCGTTCGGCCACCTGCCGACCGCGCTGGTGCCCGCCGGGCCGATGGCGTCGGGCCGCTCCAACGCCGAGAAGGCCGAGACCCGCAAGGCGTATGCCGCGGGCGAGGTGGGTCGCGACGAGCTGCTCGAGAGCGAGGTCGCGTCCTACCACTCGCCGGGCACCTGCACGTTCTACGGCACCGCCAACTCCAACCAGATGCTGATGGACGTCATGGGGCTGCACCTGCCAGGGGCCGCGTTCGTCCACCCCGACGACCCGTTGCGCGACGCGCTCACGGCGGCGACGACCGCGCGCGTCGCCGAGGTCGCGGCGTCGGACGCGCCCTACGGCATCGGCCGCGTCGTCGACGAGAAAGCGGTCGTCAACGGCGTCGTCGCCCTGCTCGCGACCGGCGGGTCGACCAACCACACGATGCACCTCATCTCGATGGCCGCCGCGGCAGGGATCGACCTGACGTGGGAGGACTTCGACGACCTCTCCACTGCGGTCCCGTCCGTCGCGCGGATCTACCCCAACGGCTCCGCCGACGTGAACCACTTCCACGCGGCGGGCGGCACGGCCTTCCTGGTGCGCACCCTGCTCGACCACGGCCTCCTCCACGAGGACGTCCTGACGCTGGCCGGACCCGGCCTGCGGCGCTACACGCAGCGCCCAGTGCTGGTCGACGGCCGGCTCGAGTTCGTCGACGCCGCAACGGAATCCGGCGACTCCGACGTCCTGCGCCCGGCCGACGACCCGTTCACCGTCGACGGCGGGCTGCGCGTCCTCGGCGGCACGCTCGGGCACGCGGTCATCAAGGTCTCGGCCGTCGCGGCCGAGCACCGCGTGGTCGAGGCCCCAGCGCGCGTCTTCACCGACCAGGTCGGGTTCCTCCAGGCCTTCTCGCGCAGGGAGCTCGACCGCGACGTCGTCGTCGTCATCCGTGAGCAGGGCCCGTCGGCCAACGGCATGCCCGAGCTGCACGCCCTGACCCCCTCTCTCGGGGTGCTCCAGAAGCGCGGGTATGCCGTGGCGCTCGTCACCGACGGCCGGATGAGTGGCGCGTCCGGCGCGATCCCAGCGGCCATCCACGTGACGCCGGAGTCGGTCCACGCCGGCCCGATCTCGAAGCTCCAGGACGGTGACGTGGTGCGGGTCGACTCGCTGACCGGGCGTCTCGACGTCCTGGTCGACGAGGAGGAGTTCGCGGCGCGGCTGCCGTCGCCGCGGGTCAGCGAGGAGGGCATCGGCACCGGCCGCGAGCTGTTCGCCGCGATGCGTGGGGTGGTCGGCCGGGCCGACGAGGGCGCCCACGTCTTCGGCAACCTGGGCCGGCTCTGGGAGAACGCGACGGCCGCACCGATCCTGACCCCCGAGGAGACCCGATGA
- a CDS encoding phosphate-starvation-inducible PsiE family protein — translation MTDWIEDTIERVENVVYLAVAVILFAVAAVVIVKTVLTFGDLGSGSVTDVAANILDLLLLVFIVVELLFAVRTTLARRELVAEPFLLVGIIASIKEIVVLSVKAPDLVGKPEFADNLRLMALLTGTIILLALSSFMLRRKEREPSEGTNSGHGADEEAQTSGSR, via the coding sequence ATGACGGACTGGATCGAGGACACCATCGAGCGGGTCGAGAACGTCGTCTACCTCGCCGTGGCGGTGATCCTCTTCGCGGTCGCCGCGGTCGTCATCGTCAAGACGGTCCTCACCTTCGGCGACCTGGGGAGCGGCAGCGTCACCGACGTGGCGGCCAACATCCTCGACCTGCTGCTGCTCGTCTTCATCGTGGTCGAGCTGCTCTTCGCGGTGCGGACCACGCTGGCGCGTCGCGAGCTCGTGGCCGAGCCGTTCCTGCTCGTCGGCATCATCGCCTCGATCAAGGAGATCGTCGTGCTGTCGGTGAAGGCACCCGACCTGGTGGGCAAGCCCGAGTTCGCCGACAACCTGCGGCTGATGGCCCTGCTCACCGGCACGATCATCCTGCTGGCGCTCTCGTCCTTCATGCTGCGGCGCAAGGAGCGCGAGCCGAGCGAGGGCACCAACTCCGGTCACGGCGCCGACGAGGAGGCCCAGACCTCCGGTTCGAGGTGA
- the pdxH gene encoding pyridoxamine 5'-phosphate oxidase, whose product MSDVLRTDYTGEGISEAEVAATPWEQARLWVDDAVARSRVQDDVPEPYAISVATVDGAGRPNVRTVLMRFFDANGPGFVTGTQSTKGLEIAATGGIAAALTWPAMFRAIRFRGVAEQLSRDEVAGYFGSRPWASRISAWASRQSQPIEGRQGLEDAYARYAAQFPDHGDPADVPVPDFWGGYRVVCDEVEFWGGRRNRLHDRLVFSRVAPGPLDEADAWTLSRRQP is encoded by the coding sequence ATGAGTGACGTACTGCGCACGGACTACACGGGTGAGGGCATCTCCGAGGCGGAGGTCGCCGCGACGCCGTGGGAGCAGGCGCGGCTGTGGGTCGACGACGCGGTCGCGCGGTCACGGGTGCAGGACGACGTGCCCGAGCCGTACGCCATCTCGGTCGCCACCGTCGACGGGGCCGGCCGACCGAACGTGCGGACCGTGCTGATGCGGTTCTTCGACGCGAACGGCCCCGGCTTCGTCACGGGCACCCAGTCCACCAAGGGGCTCGAGATCGCCGCGACCGGTGGCATCGCGGCCGCGCTCACCTGGCCGGCGATGTTCCGGGCGATCCGGTTCCGGGGGGTGGCCGAGCAGCTCTCCCGCGACGAGGTGGCCGGCTACTTCGGCTCACGTCCGTGGGCCTCGCGCATCTCGGCGTGGGCGTCGCGCCAGTCCCAGCCGATCGAGGGGCGGCAGGGGCTCGAGGACGCCTACGCGAGGTATGCCGCGCAGTTCCCCGACCACGGCGACCCCGCCGACGTGCCGGTCCCCGACTTCTGGGGTGGCTACCGGGTGGTCTGCGACGAGGTCGAGTTCTGGGGTGGTCGGCGCAACCGGCTGCACGACCGGCTGGTCTTCAGCCGCGTCGCGCCGGGCCCGCTGGACGAGGCCGACGCCTGGACCCTGAGCCGCCGCCAGCCCTGA
- a CDS encoding oxygenase MpaB family protein, whose protein sequence is MTALSPVTDGARKQLASALRSRVAGKDAQVKAERIWGAKGPRWFTPDDPIWRVHADAAMFPGGIRALLLQSLHPMAMAGVAGHSGYKGDPWGRLQRTSEFLATTTFGTIEHAEEQIARVRSIHERVRGKAEDGRPYSASDPHLLAWVHATEADSFLTAYQRYAVQPLTDAEADRYVEQSGLVAAALGVVEPPTTVEALAATIDAYRPELQSTAAARDAARFLLVHPPLPLAAKPGYAALAAGAVAMLPRWARRPLRLPWLPVTERLVGRPLGGVATSTVRWAMADATDERRKAAQRHGTAV, encoded by the coding sequence GTGACCGCCCTCTCGCCGGTGACCGACGGCGCCCGCAAGCAGCTGGCGTCCGCGCTGCGCTCGCGGGTCGCCGGGAAGGACGCCCAGGTCAAGGCCGAGCGGATCTGGGGCGCCAAGGGTCCGCGCTGGTTCACCCCAGACGACCCGATCTGGCGGGTGCACGCCGACGCGGCGATGTTCCCCGGCGGCATCCGGGCGCTGCTGCTGCAGTCGTTGCACCCGATGGCGATGGCCGGCGTCGCGGGCCACTCCGGCTACAAGGGCGACCCGTGGGGACGGCTCCAGCGCACCAGCGAGTTCCTCGCGACCACGACCTTCGGCACCATCGAGCACGCCGAGGAGCAGATCGCCCGGGTGCGGTCGATCCACGAGCGGGTGCGCGGCAAGGCGGAGGACGGTCGCCCCTACTCCGCGAGCGACCCGCACCTGCTGGCCTGGGTGCACGCCACCGAGGCCGACAGCTTCCTCACCGCCTACCAGCGCTACGCAGTGCAGCCCCTCACCGACGCGGAGGCCGACCGTTACGTCGAGCAGAGCGGACTCGTGGCCGCGGCGCTCGGCGTGGTCGAGCCGCCCACCACGGTCGAGGCGCTGGCCGCGACCATCGACGCCTACCGGCCCGAGCTGCAGTCCACCGCCGCGGCGCGCGACGCGGCCCGATTCCTCCTCGTCCACCCACCGCTCCCCCTCGCTGCCAAGCCCGGGTATGCCGCGTTGGCGGCGGGCGCCGTGGCGATGCTCCCCCGGTGGGCCAGGCGGCCGTTGCGGCTGCCGTGGCTGCCCGTGACCGAGCGGCTGGTCGGCCGCCCGCTGGGGGGCGTGGCGACCTCGACGGTGCGCTGGGCGATGGCCGACGCGACCGACGAGCGGCGCAAGGCTGCGCAACGGCACGGCACCGCGGTCTGA
- a CDS encoding MFS transporter — translation MPLLLDLTPLRENAPYRRLYVGFTLSNVGSQLAVVAIGLQVYDITRSTAAVGIVGLCALVPLVFMGLYGGALVDHFDRRRVGLIAQAIAFVSSILCALQAWLGNTHVWVLYALVALWNGAFAVSSPARSSIYPRILQRDLLPAANALSVFAMNASMTVGPLMAGVLVDWGGFKAAYTTDAIITTAALWGLAKLPSLPPEPGEEGAAPTRPGLKSVLDGFAFLATRPNVRMTFVADICAMLLAQPRVLFPAAGAVIFGGGAKTVGALSAAAAVGGILAMFFSGQLGHVRRQGLAILVSIVGWGFAIAGFGAAMLAAGGALSRGAALWVGLVAMAVAGASDSVSAVFRTTILQSATPDHLRGRLQGVFIVVVAGGPRLGEMAGGFLSHGIGEARTAVVGGLACVLAIVVLARLQPGFVRYDAHHPTP, via the coding sequence GTGCCGTTGCTCCTCGACCTGACGCCGTTGCGGGAGAACGCGCCGTACCGGCGGCTGTATGTCGGGTTCACCCTCTCGAACGTCGGCTCCCAGCTCGCGGTGGTCGCCATCGGGCTGCAGGTCTACGACATCACCAGGTCGACGGCTGCGGTGGGCATCGTGGGGTTGTGCGCGCTGGTGCCGCTGGTCTTCATGGGTCTGTACGGCGGCGCGCTCGTCGACCACTTCGACCGGCGCAGGGTCGGGCTGATCGCGCAGGCGATCGCCTTCGTGTCGAGCATCCTCTGCGCGCTCCAGGCCTGGCTCGGCAACACCCACGTCTGGGTGCTCTATGCGTTGGTGGCGTTGTGGAACGGCGCGTTCGCCGTGTCGTCGCCCGCGCGGTCGTCGATCTATCCGCGCATCCTCCAGCGCGACCTGCTGCCCGCCGCCAACGCGCTGTCCGTCTTCGCGATGAACGCCTCGATGACGGTGGGCCCGCTGATGGCCGGCGTGCTGGTCGACTGGGGCGGCTTCAAGGCGGCGTACACGACCGACGCGATCATCACGACCGCCGCACTGTGGGGCCTGGCGAAACTGCCCTCGTTGCCGCCCGAGCCCGGCGAGGAAGGCGCGGCGCCGACCCGACCCGGTCTGAAGTCGGTGCTCGACGGGTTCGCTTTCCTGGCAACCAGACCCAACGTCCGCATGACCTTCGTCGCCGACATCTGCGCCATGCTCCTCGCCCAGCCGCGGGTGCTGTTCCCGGCGGCGGGCGCGGTGATCTTCGGCGGCGGCGCCAAGACCGTCGGCGCGCTGTCCGCCGCGGCCGCGGTGGGCGGGATCCTCGCGATGTTCTTCTCGGGTCAGCTCGGCCACGTGCGACGGCAGGGCCTGGCGATCCTGGTGTCGATCGTGGGCTGGGGGTTCGCGATCGCCGGGTTCGGTGCCGCGATGCTCGCGGCCGGTGGGGCGCTGTCGCGTGGCGCCGCCCTGTGGGTCGGCCTCGTCGCGATGGCGGTCGCCGGTGCGTCCGACTCGGTCAGCGCGGTGTTCCGCACGACGATCCTGCAGTCCGCCACCCCCGACCACCTGCGCGGCCGGCTGCAGGGCGTCTTCATCGTCGTCGTGGCGGGCGGCCCCAGGTTGGGGGAGATGGCCGGCGGTTTCCTGTCGCACGGCATCGGCGAGGCGCGCACCGCCGTCGTCGGTGGTCTCGCCTGCGTGCTCGCGATCGTCGTGCTCGCCCGGCTGCAACCCGGGTTCGTGCGCTACGACGCCCACCACCCGACGCCCTGA